The following coding sequences are from one Acipenser ruthenus chromosome 7, fAciRut3.2 maternal haplotype, whole genome shotgun sequence window:
- the LOC117415055 gene encoding V-type proton ATPase subunit F, giving the protein MAGRGKLIAVIGDEDTCTGFLLGGIGELNKNRKPNFLVIEKDTSVTEIEETFKGFLARDDIGIILINQFIAEMIRHAIDAHTQSIPAVLEIPSKEHPYDASKDSILRRAKGMFSAEDFR; this is encoded by the exons ATGGCTGGACGAGGTAAGCTGATCGCCGTGATCGGGGATGAGGACACCTGCACTGGGTTTTTGCTCGGAGGGATCGGGGAGCTGAATAAGAATCGCAAGCCCAATTTTCTGGTCATTGAGAAGGATACCAGCGTTACGGAGATAGAAGAAACCTTCAA gggTTTCCTGGCCCGTGATGATATCGGAATCATTCTGATAAATCAGTTCATTGCAGAGATGATCCGGCATGCCATTGATGCCCACACACAATCAATCCCAGCTGTGCTAGAGATCCCGTCCAAGGAGCATCCCTATGATGCCTCCAAAGACTCCATCCTGCGCAGAGCTAAGGGCATGTTCTCTGCTGAGGACTTCCGATAA